A DNA window from Amycolatopsis sp. DSM 110486 contains the following coding sequences:
- a CDS encoding dihydrofolate reductase family protein — protein sequence MRKLIYGMNLSLDGYIAAAGGDLGWSGPSDELFQWWLEQEQAIDLFLYGRRLWETMSSYWPTGDQQPGATPAEIAFARNWRDTPKVLFSSTTIDKVDWNTRMVTGDAIAEITRLKAEDGGPMRVGGATLAGAAMRAGLVDEYEIVTHPVLVGGGTPFFTTLDSWVNLNLVETRTFPGGVVLTRYERR from the coding sequence ATGCGGAAACTGATCTACGGTATGAACCTGAGCCTGGACGGCTACATCGCCGCGGCCGGCGGCGACCTTGGCTGGAGCGGGCCGAGTGACGAGCTGTTCCAGTGGTGGCTCGAGCAGGAGCAGGCGATCGACCTGTTCCTGTACGGGCGCAGGCTGTGGGAGACGATGAGTTCCTACTGGCCGACAGGTGACCAACAGCCGGGCGCCACTCCGGCGGAGATCGCGTTCGCGCGGAACTGGCGGGACACGCCGAAGGTGCTGTTCTCCTCCACGACGATCGACAAGGTCGACTGGAACACCCGCATGGTGACTGGCGACGCGATCGCCGAGATCACCCGGCTCAAGGCCGAGGACGGCGGGCCGATGAGGGTCGGTGGTGCAACGCTGGCCGGGGCGGCCATGCGGGCTGGGCTGGTCGATGAGTACGAGATCGTCACCCATCCGGTCCTGGTGGGTGGCGGCACGCCGTTCTTCACCACGCTTGACAGCTGGGTGAACCTGAACCTGGTGGAGACACGCACGTTTCCCGGTGGGGTGGTCCTGACCAGGTACGAGAGGCGTTGA
- a CDS encoding MarR family winged helix-turn-helix transcriptional regulator, translated as MTLSSVQDVSGRLYLAVGRLSRSLRQAGVPGPGHGAISALATLVHFGQLRLGDLAAKEGVAAATMSRIIATLVEAGYVTRESDPVDRRAWLARATEEGERLVSGVRSTRVQELNRRLDKLSPEYREALTIALPALEALISDDS; from the coding sequence GTGACTCTATCCTCGGTCCAGGACGTCTCGGGCAGGTTGTACCTGGCCGTGGGGCGGCTGTCGCGCTCGTTGCGGCAGGCGGGGGTCCCCGGGCCCGGCCACGGCGCGATCTCGGCCCTTGCCACGCTCGTTCACTTCGGTCAGCTGCGCCTCGGTGACCTCGCCGCGAAGGAGGGCGTCGCGGCGGCCACGATGTCGCGCATAATCGCCACCCTCGTCGAGGCGGGCTACGTCACGCGCGAATCCGACCCCGTCGACCGCCGCGCCTGGCTCGCCCGCGCGACGGAGGAGGGCGAGCGGCTCGTGTCCGGCGTGCGGTCCACGCGCGTGCAGGAGCTGAACCGCCGCCTCGACAAGCTGAGCCCGGAATACCGCGAAGCCCTCACGATCGCGTTGCCGGCCCTGGAGGCCCTGATCTCCGACGACAGCTAG
- a CDS encoding thiazole synthase: MDDALVIGEHKLSSRLIIGTGGAGNLSVLERALVASGTELTTVAMRKADADGGTGVLGLVRRLGIKLLPNTAGCRTAAEAVLTAQLAREALDTDLIKLEVHADDRTLLPDPFETLDAAEQLAADGFTVLAYTNDDPVLALRLEEAGCAAVMPLGAPIGTGLGIRNPHNIELIVARAMVPVILDAGIGTASDACLAMELGCDAVLLSTAVTRAKDPERMAAAMRAGVEAGRLARDAGRVPQRFWAHASSPPR, from the coding sequence ATGGACGACGCTCTGGTCATCGGCGAACACAAGCTGTCGTCGAGGCTGATCATCGGGACCGGTGGTGCCGGGAACCTGTCGGTGCTGGAACGCGCGCTGGTCGCGTCGGGCACCGAGCTGACGACGGTCGCCATGCGCAAAGCCGACGCCGACGGCGGCACCGGTGTGCTCGGCCTCGTGCGGCGCCTCGGGATCAAGCTGCTGCCCAACACCGCCGGCTGCCGCACCGCCGCGGAGGCCGTGCTGACCGCCCAGCTGGCCCGCGAGGCCCTCGACACGGACCTCATCAAGCTCGAGGTCCACGCCGACGACCGCACCCTGCTGCCCGACCCGTTCGAAACCCTGGACGCCGCGGAGCAACTGGCGGCCGACGGCTTCACCGTGCTCGCGTACACCAACGACGACCCCGTGCTCGCACTTCGGCTCGAGGAGGCGGGCTGCGCCGCCGTGATGCCCCTGGGCGCCCCGATCGGCACAGGCCTCGGCATCCGCAACCCGCACAACATCGAGCTCATCGTCGCGCGCGCCATGGTCCCCGTCATCCTCGACGCGGGCATCGGCACCGCTTCCGATGCCTGCCTCGCCATGGAACTCGGCTGCGACGCGGTACTGCTGTCCACCGCCGTGACGCGCGCCAAGGACCCGGAACGCATGGCCGCGGCGATGCGCGCGGGCGTCGAGGCGGGCCGCCTGGCGCGCGACGCGGGCCGGGTACCGCAGCGCTTCTGGGCGCACGCGTCGAGCCCGCCCCGCTGA
- the thiS gene encoding sulfur carrier protein ThiS gives MEIKVNGSWREFPDGATVSEVLDALDVARQGVAVAVNGEVVRRGEWEASVVPKGANIDVLTAVQGG, from the coding sequence ATGGAGATCAAGGTCAACGGGAGCTGGCGCGAGTTCCCCGACGGCGCCACCGTGTCCGAGGTGCTCGACGCACTCGACGTGGCCCGCCAGGGCGTTGCCGTCGCGGTGAACGGCGAGGTCGTGCGCCGGGGCGAGTGGGAGGCGTCGGTGGTGCCGAAGGGCGCGAACATCGACGTGCTGACCGCGGTGCAGGGAGGCTGA
- the thiO gene encoding glycine oxidase ThiO: MSETLTIVGGGVIGLSAAWRAAARGHRVTVVDPAPARGASWLAGGMLAPVTEAWPGEEHVLSLGEESLRRWPAFARDLAAEGTDPGLASHGTIVVAFDSADAGHLDILAEYLASLGRDVERLTGRAARRLAPGLGAVRSGLHVPGDLAVDNRKLLTALLSACAKRGVEFSASRVTSLDDVTGPVVLAAGAWTGKLHPLLADAVRPLKGEILRLRPRRGCLPPPPYTVRAMVEGRPIYLVPRADGELVLGATQYEAGFDETVTARGVRELLEGGERILPGIMEYELVETAAGLRAGSRDALPYIGELGEGVYAATGHHRNGLLMAPVTADAVVAWLAGEAPPDEIGAAAPARLLQKERV, from the coding sequence ATGAGTGAGACCCTCACCATCGTCGGCGGTGGTGTCATCGGCCTGTCCGCGGCTTGGCGCGCGGCGGCCCGCGGCCATCGCGTCACGGTGGTCGACCCGGCCCCCGCGCGCGGTGCGTCCTGGCTGGCGGGCGGCATGCTCGCGCCGGTCACGGAGGCGTGGCCGGGCGAGGAGCACGTGCTCAGCCTTGGCGAGGAGTCGCTGCGGCGCTGGCCCGCGTTCGCGCGGGACCTCGCGGCGGAGGGCACGGACCCCGGGCTGGCTTCGCACGGCACGATCGTGGTCGCGTTCGACAGCGCCGACGCCGGGCACCTCGACATCCTCGCGGAGTACCTGGCCTCGCTGGGCCGTGACGTCGAGCGGCTCACCGGGCGGGCGGCGCGGCGGCTCGCGCCGGGCCTGGGCGCGGTGCGTAGCGGGCTGCACGTGCCGGGTGACCTGGCTGTCGACAACCGGAAGCTGCTGACGGCGCTGCTCTCCGCGTGCGCGAAGCGGGGTGTCGAGTTCTCGGCGTCGCGGGTGACTTCGCTCGACGATGTGACCGGTCCCGTTGTGCTGGCTGCCGGCGCGTGGACAGGCAAGCTGCACCCGCTGCTGGCCGACGCCGTGCGGCCGCTCAAAGGCGAGATCCTGCGACTGCGGCCGCGTCGGGGCTGCCTGCCGCCCCCGCCGTACACGGTGCGCGCGATGGTCGAGGGCCGGCCGATCTACCTCGTGCCGCGCGCTGACGGCGAGCTGGTGCTCGGCGCGACGCAGTACGAAGCGGGCTTCGACGAGACCGTGACCGCGCGTGGCGTGCGGGAGCTGCTGGAAGGCGGCGAACGGATCCTGCCGGGCATCATGGAGTACGAGCTCGTCGAGACCGCGGCCGGGCTGCGCGCGGGAAGCCGCGACGCGCTGCCGTACATCGGCGAGCTCGGCGAAGGCGTGTACGCGGCGACGGGGCACCACCGCAACGGTCTGCTGATGGCCCCTGTGACCGCAGACGCCGTGGTCGCGTGGCTGGCCGGCGAGGCCCCACCGGACGAGATCGGGGCGGCCGCGCCCGCCCGTTTGCTGCAGAAGGAGCGAGTCTGA
- the thiE gene encoding thiamine phosphate synthase, translating into MPALTGSQIRTRLADSRLYLCTDARSSRGDLAEFIDAALAGGVDIVQLRDKTNGAPLEAAQEIAALEVLAEACARHGALLSVNDRADVALAVGADVLHLGQDDIPVPLARRVLGDDVVIGRSTHSIEQATAAAAEDGVDYFCTGPCWPTPTKPGRHAPGLDLVRATAKTGTDRPWFAIGGIDTERLPEVLAAGASRIVVVRAIIDAEDPKAAAETLKSQLA; encoded by the coding sequence ATGCCCGCCCTGACCGGATCACAGATCCGCACCCGCCTGGCCGATTCGCGGCTGTACTTGTGCACCGACGCCCGCTCGTCGCGCGGCGACCTCGCCGAGTTCATCGACGCGGCGCTGGCCGGCGGCGTCGACATCGTGCAGCTGCGGGACAAGACGAACGGCGCCCCGCTCGAGGCCGCGCAGGAGATCGCGGCGCTCGAGGTGCTCGCCGAAGCGTGCGCGCGCCACGGTGCGCTGCTGTCGGTCAACGACCGCGCCGACGTCGCCCTCGCCGTGGGCGCCGACGTGCTGCACCTGGGTCAGGACGACATCCCCGTGCCGCTCGCGCGCCGCGTCCTTGGCGACGACGTGGTGATCGGCCGCTCCACCCACTCGATCGAGCAGGCCACGGCGGCCGCCGCCGAGGACGGCGTGGACTACTTCTGCACCGGCCCGTGCTGGCCGACGCCGACCAAGCCCGGCCGGCACGCACCCGGCCTGGACCTGGTCCGGGCCACCGCGAAAACCGGTACCGACCGGCCGTGGTTCGCGATCGGCGGCATCGACACCGAGCGGCTGCCGGAGGTGCTGGCCGCCGGGGCGTCGCGGATCGTGGTGGTCCGCGCCATCATCGACGCCGAGGACCCGAAGGCGGCCGCGGAAACGCTGAAGTCCCAGCTCGCTTAG
- a CDS encoding threonine/serine dehydratase yields MRLVTISEIEAAAKRVADHAVRTPLLRQHWAEGELWLKPESLQQIGAFKIRGAYNAIASLDDAQRARGVVSYSSGNHAQAVAYSANAFGIPAVIVVPDVAPRLKVEATRSWGAEVIEVPIAEQEPVASALAKERGLTYIPPFDHLDVIAGQGTAGLEIATDLPDVDTVLVPVSGGGLASGVGTAIKALCPGAKVIAVEPELAGDTAESLRAGRRIEWPMEQRARTIADGLRAQPSDLTFAHLQSVLDGIVTVTEDEIRDATRVLARRARIVAEPSGATATAAFLHHAGELPGGKTVSVISGGNVDPELLAELLA; encoded by the coding sequence ATGCGATTGGTGACGATCTCCGAAATCGAGGCCGCGGCGAAGCGGGTAGCCGACCACGCCGTGCGCACTCCGCTGCTGCGCCAGCACTGGGCCGAAGGCGAGCTGTGGCTCAAACCCGAGAGCCTGCAACAGATCGGCGCGTTCAAGATCCGCGGCGCGTACAACGCGATCGCCTCACTCGACGACGCGCAGCGCGCACGCGGCGTCGTCTCGTACTCCAGCGGTAACCACGCGCAGGCGGTCGCCTACTCCGCGAACGCCTTCGGCATCCCCGCCGTGATCGTGGTGCCGGACGTGGCGCCGCGGCTCAAGGTCGAGGCCACCCGGAGCTGGGGCGCCGAGGTGATCGAGGTGCCGATCGCCGAGCAGGAGCCGGTCGCGTCGGCGCTGGCGAAGGAGCGCGGGCTCACTTACATCCCGCCGTTCGACCACCTCGACGTGATCGCCGGGCAGGGCACCGCGGGCCTGGAAATCGCCACCGACCTGCCGGACGTCGACACCGTGCTCGTGCCGGTGAGCGGCGGCGGGCTCGCCTCGGGTGTCGGCACGGCGATCAAGGCGCTGTGCCCCGGAGCGAAGGTCATCGCCGTCGAGCCCGAGCTGGCCGGCGACACCGCCGAGAGCCTGCGCGCCGGCCGCCGCATCGAGTGGCCGATGGAGCAGCGCGCCCGCACGATCGCCGACGGCCTGCGCGCCCAGCCGTCGGACCTGACGTTCGCGCACTTGCAGAGCGTGCTCGACGGCATCGTCACCGTGACCGAGGACGAGATCCGCGACGCCACGCGCGTGCTGGCCCGGCGGGCCCGGATCGTGGCCGAGCCCAGCGGGGCGACGGCCACCGCCGCGTTCCTGCACCACGCCGGCGAGCTGCCGGGCGGCAAGACGGTGTCGGTGATCTCCGGCGGCAACGTCGACCCGGAACTGCTGGCCGAACTGCTCGCGTAG
- a CDS encoding MFS transporter gives MAMLDGTIVNVALPRIGEELGATVAGLQWILDGYMLALAALILVAGSLGDRYGRRRMYLIGVVWFGIASALCAIATSTTELVIFRIIQGIGGALLTPGSLAILQSSFRHNDRARAIGAWSGLGGLAAAVGPLLGGVLVQVWSWRLAFLINLPLAIVVVLMALKFVPESRDETATGHPDFTAAATGAIGLAGITGALVEAPGRGIGDPIVLIALVAGIAGLGVFLWLQHHSREPLVPPSLFRDRTFTLSNALTFVVYAALGAVMMLLVLQLQVSLNYPPTLAGLAGLPITIIMLLLSGRSGALAQRIGPRLQLVVGPIVIGIGMLLLIRVGPGSSYLGSVFPAVVVFGLGLACTVAPVTATVLAAAPDRFAGVASGVNNAIARTGGLLAVAVLPAAAGLTGSAYRDPVALTAGWRMALLICAVLAIAGGLIALGIHNGVLGSPDDSGDASGGAAGPEAKRTVDDESPHLGECFSCGVDGPPTHVRPGPARD, from the coding sequence ATGGCCATGCTCGACGGGACGATCGTCAATGTCGCGCTGCCCCGGATCGGCGAGGAGCTCGGCGCCACCGTCGCCGGCCTGCAGTGGATCCTCGACGGCTACATGCTGGCGCTCGCCGCGTTGATCCTCGTCGCGGGCTCCCTCGGCGACCGCTACGGCCGGCGCCGCATGTACCTGATCGGCGTGGTCTGGTTCGGCATCGCCTCGGCGCTGTGCGCGATCGCCACCTCGACCACGGAACTGGTGATCTTCCGGATCATCCAGGGCATCGGCGGCGCGCTGCTCACCCCCGGCTCACTCGCGATCCTGCAGTCGTCGTTCAGACACAACGACCGGGCGCGCGCGATCGGCGCGTGGTCCGGACTGGGTGGTCTGGCCGCCGCGGTCGGACCGCTGCTCGGCGGCGTGCTGGTGCAGGTCTGGTCCTGGCGGCTGGCGTTCCTGATCAACCTGCCGCTGGCCATCGTCGTGGTGCTGATGGCGCTCAAGTTCGTGCCCGAGTCGCGCGACGAGACGGCCACCGGCCACCCGGACTTCACCGCCGCCGCGACAGGCGCGATCGGGCTCGCGGGGATAACCGGAGCGCTGGTCGAAGCGCCTGGCCGCGGCATCGGTGACCCGATCGTGCTGATCGCGCTGGTCGCCGGCATCGCCGGGCTGGGCGTGTTCCTCTGGCTGCAGCACCACTCCCGCGAACCGCTCGTGCCGCCCAGCCTCTTCCGCGACCGGACGTTCACGCTGTCCAACGCGCTCACGTTCGTGGTCTACGCCGCCCTCGGCGCCGTGATGATGCTGCTGGTCCTGCAGCTGCAGGTCTCCCTGAACTACCCGCCGACGCTCGCGGGCCTTGCCGGGCTGCCGATCACGATCATCATGCTGCTGCTCTCGGGCCGCTCGGGCGCGCTGGCCCAGCGCATCGGCCCGCGCCTGCAGCTGGTGGTCGGACCCATCGTGATCGGCATCGGCATGCTGCTGCTGATCCGCGTCGGACCGGGGTCCTCGTACCTCGGTTCGGTCTTCCCCGCGGTGGTCGTGTTCGGCCTCGGACTGGCGTGCACGGTGGCGCCGGTGACCGCGACGGTGCTCGCCGCAGCCCCCGACCGCTTCGCCGGTGTCGCGTCCGGAGTGAACAACGCGATCGCCCGAACGGGTGGTCTTCTTGCGGTCGCGGTGCTCCCCGCGGCGGCCGGACTCACCGGTTCGGCCTACCGCGACCCCGTCGCGCTGACGGCCGGCTGGCGCATGGCACTGCTCATCTGCGCCGTCCTGGCGATCGCAGGAGGCCTCATCGCGTTGGGGATTCACAACGGCGTGCTCGGTTCGCCGGACGATTCCGGAGACGCCTCCGGTGGCGCGGCCGGGCCCGAGGCCAAGCGGACCGTGGACGACGAGTCGCCTCACCTCGGCGAGTGCTTCTCGTGCGGGGTGGACGGACCGCCGACCCACGTCCGCCCGGGCCCGGCGCGCGACTGA
- a CDS encoding GntR family transcriptional regulator, with translation MLETSPASEAGTTAGVRGQREPKYWALKQHLLDLLDALPPGSPIPTERALAGEFTVSRTTVRQALADLTAEGRLHRVQGKGTFAAEPKLAQRLQLSSYTEDMRKQGLKPSSKLLEIEELPVEGELAKLLGIRQGAKILRLRRLRLADAQPMALETTHLPLGRFRGLRKHISAGGSLYAVLREHYGVELERAEETIETSLAGPEEAEMLGADVGMPVMMLTRHSFATDGKPVEFARSVYRGDRYKFVTTLLP, from the coding sequence ATGTTGGAGACATCCCCCGCGAGTGAGGCGGGGACCACGGCGGGTGTGCGCGGGCAGCGCGAACCCAAGTACTGGGCGCTGAAACAGCACCTGCTGGATCTGCTCGACGCTCTGCCGCCGGGCTCGCCGATCCCGACGGAACGGGCGCTGGCGGGCGAGTTCACCGTGTCGCGCACCACCGTGCGGCAGGCGCTGGCGGACCTGACGGCCGAAGGGCGCTTGCACCGCGTTCAAGGGAAGGGCACGTTCGCGGCCGAGCCGAAGCTCGCGCAGCGGCTGCAGCTGTCCTCGTACACGGAGGACATGCGCAAGCAGGGCCTGAAGCCGTCGTCGAAACTCCTCGAAATCGAGGAGTTGCCCGTGGAGGGCGAACTCGCGAAACTGCTCGGGATCCGGCAAGGTGCGAAAATTCTTCGCCTTCGCCGCCTCCGGTTGGCGGACGCCCAGCCGATGGCGTTGGAGACGACGCACCTGCCGCTGGGCCGCTTCCGTGGGCTGCGCAAGCACATTTCGGCCGGCGGGTCGCTCTACGCAGTGCTTCGTGAGCACTACGGCGTCGAACTCGAGCGCGCGGAGGAGACGATCGAGACGTCGCTCGCCGGTCCGGAGGAAGCCGAGATGCTCGGCGCGGACGTCGGCATGCCGGTGATGATGCTGACACGGCACTCGTTCGCCACCGACGGCAAGCCGGTGGAGTTCGCGCGCTCGGTCTACCGCGGCGACCGCTACAAGTTCGTCACGACGCTGCTGCCGTGA
- a CDS encoding SIS domain-containing protein: MTQQHPGEHMAAEISEQPAVLAGLVERQGEIAEVAEKISQKPPRFALLAARGSSDHAALYAKYLIEVLLGLPAGLVSPSTTTLYGARPDLKDVLFVTVSQSGGSPDLIEVTEAARRQGALTVSVTNTPDSPLRAAAELGVDIGAGLEKAVAATKTYSATLLALYLFIDAVRGGKAADAQKLGDLAQQTLDGAAEGVQRAVDRYRFVDRVLTTGRGYSYATALEGSLKLAETSYLAARAYSGADLLHGPVAAVDGETAVLAVTSAGHGGEAMGEVLEAVGKRGADVLAVGSASADVPAALRIPVAETAEELAPILEILPIQRIALGLSLARGGDPDSPRGLLKVTKTR, translated from the coding sequence ATGACCCAACAACATCCCGGCGAGCACATGGCCGCGGAAATCTCGGAGCAGCCTGCCGTACTGGCCGGGCTGGTCGAGCGGCAGGGCGAAATAGCCGAAGTAGCTGAAAAGATTTCACAAAAGCCGCCCCGTTTCGCTTTGCTCGCCGCACGGGGTTCGAGTGACCACGCTGCTTTGTACGCCAAGTACCTGATCGAGGTACTCCTGGGGCTTCCCGCGGGTCTCGTGTCACCGTCCACCACGACGCTCTACGGCGCACGGCCAGACCTGAAGGACGTGCTCTTCGTCACCGTGAGCCAGAGCGGCGGCTCGCCCGACCTCATCGAGGTCACCGAAGCGGCCCGGCGCCAGGGTGCGCTCACGGTGTCGGTCACGAACACGCCGGACTCGCCGCTGCGCGCGGCGGCCGAGCTGGGCGTGGACATCGGCGCCGGTCTGGAGAAGGCGGTCGCCGCGACCAAGACGTACTCCGCGACGCTGCTCGCGCTGTACCTGTTCATCGACGCCGTGCGCGGCGGCAAGGCGGCCGACGCGCAGAAGCTCGGCGACCTCGCCCAGCAGACGCTCGACGGCGCGGCCGAAGGCGTGCAGCGCGCGGTGGACCGCTACCGCTTCGTGGACCGTGTACTCACCACCGGTCGCGGTTACTCGTACGCGACGGCGCTCGAGGGTTCGCTGAAGCTGGCGGAGACGAGCTACCTCGCCGCCCGCGCGTACAGCGGCGCGGACCTGCTCCACGGCCCGGTCGCGGCCGTCGACGGCGAGACCGCCGTGCTCGCGGTGACGAGCGCGGGCCACGGCGGCGAGGCGATGGGCGAGGTGCTCGAGGCCGTCGGCAAGCGCGGCGCCGACGTGCTGGCGGTCGGATCCGCGTCGGCCGACGTGCCGGCGGCACTGCGGATCCCCGTGGCGGAGACGGCCGAGGAGCTCGCGCCGATCCTGGAGATCCTGCCGATCCAGCGGATCGCGCTCGGGCTTTCGCTCGCGCGCGGCGGTGACCCGGACAGCCCGCGTGGGCTGCTGAAGGTGACCAAGACCCGGTGA
- a CDS encoding N-acetylglucosamine kinase: MSLVVGVDAGGTSTRAIAVDAAGAVLGSATAGGANPNSHPPAEAAARIASAIERALGGRTDVRAAVVGLAGVSKLSDPAVAAVFAGAWARIGLDGAVRTVADAEVAYASATSAPDGTVLVAGTGSIAGRIRGRRMTATAGGYGWLLGDEGSAFWLGREAVRSTLEALGRGAELTGLPGAVLAEAFGPSPVDSRDDVATSDNHDFPNSLVTEANRLATVRALIMKVNAEAPVRLARFAPLVSAAAAAGEASATEIVARAADLLVATALATRDPGEKTPVVLVGSVLTGTGPVGPLVKAGLAGLDVLTSSDGVLGAAWLAAVDAWGETAVRPSAR; this comes from the coding sequence GTGAGTCTCGTCGTGGGCGTGGACGCCGGTGGCACGTCGACGCGAGCGATCGCGGTCGACGCCGCCGGCGCCGTGCTCGGCTCGGCGACGGCCGGCGGTGCCAACCCCAACTCGCACCCGCCTGCGGAGGCGGCCGCGCGCATCGCCTCGGCGATCGAGCGGGCGCTGGGCGGGCGCACGGACGTGCGCGCCGCCGTGGTCGGACTGGCCGGGGTGAGCAAGCTGTCCGACCCCGCCGTCGCGGCGGTGTTCGCCGGGGCGTGGGCACGGATCGGTTTGGACGGTGCGGTTCGGACGGTGGCCGACGCCGAAGTCGCGTACGCGTCGGCGACGTCGGCCCCCGACGGCACCGTGCTCGTGGCGGGTACCGGCTCGATCGCCGGCCGCATCCGCGGACGGCGGATGACCGCCACCGCGGGCGGCTACGGCTGGCTGCTCGGCGACGAGGGCTCGGCGTTCTGGCTCGGGCGAGAGGCGGTGCGATCCACTTTGGAGGCGCTCGGCCGCGGGGCGGAGCTCACCGGGCTGCCGGGCGCCGTGCTCGCCGAGGCGTTCGGACCGTCTCCTGTGGACTCCCGGGACGACGTGGCCACTTCAGACAATCACGATTTCCCTAATTCGCTTGTCACGGAAGCGAATCGGTTGGCCACGGTGCGTGCGCTCATCATGAAGGTCAACGCCGAAGCGCCCGTCCGGCTCGCTCGGTTCGCGCCCCTCGTGAGCGCCGCGGCGGCCGCCGGAGAAGCCTCCGCAACGGAAATCGTGGCCAGGGCAGCCGATCTTCTGGTCGCCACGGCCCTCGCCACGCGCGACCCGGGCGAGAAAACTCCCGTGGTGCTCGTCGGCAGCGTCCTTACAGGAACCGGTCCGGTGGGACCGCTCGTGAAGGCCGGGCTGGCCGGGCTCGACGTGCTGACCAGCTCCGACGGAGTGCTCGGCGCCGCGTGGCTGGCCGCCGTCGACGCCTGGGGAGAGACCGCGGTGCGGCCTTCGGCAAGGTGA
- a CDS encoding DUF3159 domain-containing protein: MTDETTPARESLAQILGGRRGAIDASIPPVAFVVGWLATGQSISWGAIVAIGVAVALGAYRLIRGDKARAVVVSLAAVVIAALIALHTGRAEDFFLLQLLSNAASALLFAASIVVRWPLLGVIVGLLIGQKTRWRRDPALLRAYSWASWVWVLQYLIRVVVYGLLWWAGEVVALGIARTALSWPLVAATVAVSGWVLYKALPAGHPGLRLTPEPGPEDGPRT, from the coding sequence GTGACGGACGAGACGACGCCTGCGCGCGAGTCGCTCGCGCAGATCCTCGGTGGCCGCCGTGGGGCGATCGACGCCAGCATCCCGCCGGTGGCCTTCGTGGTCGGCTGGCTGGCCACCGGGCAGTCGATCTCGTGGGGCGCGATCGTCGCCATCGGGGTCGCGGTGGCCCTCGGCGCCTACCGGCTGATCCGCGGCGACAAGGCGCGCGCCGTCGTCGTGAGCCTCGCGGCCGTGGTGATCGCCGCGCTCATCGCGTTGCACACCGGCCGCGCGGAGGACTTTTTCCTGCTGCAGCTGCTCTCCAACGCCGCGAGCGCCCTGCTCTTCGCCGCCAGCATCGTGGTGCGCTGGCCGCTGCTGGGTGTGATCGTGGGGCTCCTGATCGGACAGAAGACGCGCTGGCGCCGTGACCCCGCACTACTGCGCGCGTATTCGTGGGCGAGCTGGGTGTGGGTGCTGCAGTACTTGATCCGCGTGGTGGTCTACGGCCTGCTGTGGTGGGCCGGGGAGGTGGTGGCTCTCGGCATCGCGCGCACCGCGCTCTCGTGGCCACTGGTCGCGGCGACCGTGGCAGTGAGCGGCTGGGTTCTGTACAAGGCGTTGCCGGCCGGGCACCCGGGCCTGCGGCTCACGCCGGAACCGGGTCCGGAAGACGGACCCAGGACATAA
- a CDS encoding SGNH/GDSL hydrolase family protein — MYGIDSYVAIGDSFTEGLNDELPDGSFRGWADRLAEMLAGGRPDFQYANLSLRGKMLDEIMDEQLPIALEIKPDLVTLCAGGNDVIVPGADVDAIAARFEAGVVKLREAGIPVVIFNGPDTKALSVMSVLRGKIGIYNTYLWAIAARHGATMVDLWTMGPLHDRRAWSDDRLHFTPDAHRRIALLTAEVLGLPVIEDWREPYPPTAEPATWITSRRSDLNWTKAHLLPWIRRQLKGESMGDGLSPKRPQLSPLVQAEAAALELDVRDFQGNATAS; from the coding sequence GTGTACGGAATCGACAGCTACGTGGCCATCGGTGACAGCTTCACCGAAGGCCTCAACGACGAGCTGCCCGACGGCTCGTTCCGGGGCTGGGCCGATCGGCTCGCCGAGATGCTCGCCGGGGGGCGGCCGGACTTCCAGTACGCCAACTTGTCGCTGCGCGGCAAAATGCTCGACGAGATCATGGACGAGCAGCTGCCGATCGCGCTCGAGATCAAGCCCGACCTGGTCACGCTGTGCGCGGGCGGCAACGACGTGATCGTGCCGGGCGCGGACGTCGACGCCATCGCGGCCCGCTTCGAGGCCGGCGTGGTGAAGCTGCGCGAGGCCGGCATCCCCGTCGTGATCTTCAACGGTCCCGACACCAAGGCGCTCTCGGTGATGAGCGTGCTGCGCGGCAAGATCGGCATCTACAACACGTATCTGTGGGCGATCGCGGCCCGCCACGGCGCGACGATGGTCGACCTCTGGACCATGGGGCCGCTGCACGACCGCCGCGCCTGGAGCGACGACCGCCTGCACTTCACGCCCGACGCGCACCGCCGCATCGCGCTGCTGACCGCCGAGGTGCTCGGCCTGCCCGTGATCGAGGACTGGCGCGAGCCGTACCCGCCGACCGCGGAGCCGGCCACGTGGATCACCTCGCGGCGCTCGGACCTCAACTGGACCAAGGCGCACCTGCTGCCGTGGATCCGCCGCCAGCTCAAGGGCGAGTCGATGGGTGACGGGCTGTCACCGAAGCGGCCGCAGCTCTCGCCGCTGGTGCAGGCCGAGGCCGCCGCGCTGGAGCTCGACGTGCGCGACTTCCAGGGCAACGCCACCGCGTCCTGA